Proteins encoded by one window of Arabidopsis thaliana chromosome 2, partial sequence:
- a CDS encoding coiled-coil 90B-like protein (DUF1640) (Protein of unknown function (DUF1640); FUNCTIONS IN: metal ion binding; INVOLVED IN: biological_process unknown; LOCATED IN: mitochondrion, plasma membrane; EXPRESSED IN: 25 plant structures; EXPRESSED DURING: 15 growth stages; CONTAINS InterPro DOMAIN/s: Protein of unknown function DUF1640 (InterPro:IPR012439); BEST Arabidopsis thaliana protein match is: Protein of unknown function (DUF1640) (TAIR:AT3G51090.1); Has 35333 Blast hits to 34131 proteins in 2444 species: Archae - 798; Bacteria - 22429; Metazoa - 974; Fungi - 991; Plants - 531; Viruses - 0; Other Eukaryotes - 9610 (source: NCBI BLink).) — MTLSKRLALLGAQSAITLAKPRGLGSSLGLLDRRPFPYRQFSELTKANGRRAFLVDTLALVRSLEAQGVPSKQAEAITSAITEVLNDSLENVSESFVSKAEMQKIEMIQDSNLSKFKSEVKSSQEHHFTVLQRETEKLRGDIEKMRSELRYEIDKVTAGQRLDLNLERGKFMR; from the exons ATGACATTGTCCAAGCGATTGGCTCTATTGGGAGCTCAATCTGCGATTACTCTCGCTAAACCTCGAGGTCTCGGTTCCTCTCTCGGGTTACTTGATCGTCGTCCATTTCCGTATCGTCAATTTTCTGAGCTCACGAAAGCTAATGGGAGACGTGCTTTTCTCGTTGATACATTGGCTCTG gTGAGGAGTCTTGAAGCTCAAGGAGTTCCATCGAAACAAGCTGAGGCAATAACTTCTGCTATTACTGAGGTTTTGAATGATAGCTTGGAAAATGTCTCTGAGTCTTTTGTGTCGAAAGCGGAAATGCAGAAG ATTGAAATGATTCAAGATTCAAATTTATCGAAATTTAAATCTGAAGTCAAAAGTTCTCAG GAGCATCATTTTACTGTATTGCAACGTGAGACTGAAAAATTGAGAGGCGATATAGAGAAGATGCGAAGTGAGCTAAG GTACGAAATTGATAAGGTCACAGCGGGACAACGCTTGGATTTGAATCTTGAAAGAGg